From the Thermococcus guaymasensis DSM 11113 genome, one window contains:
- the lrpA gene encoding HTH-type transcriptional regulator LrpA has protein sequence MLDERDRIIIEMLTKDARTPFTEIAKVLGISETAVRKRVKALEEAGVIKQYTIVIDPSKLGYNLVSLTGIDTLPEKIFEVASKLKEFEFVRSVYLTSGDHMIMAEVWAKDGNDLSDIISNKIGKIDGVTKVCPAIILERLK, from the coding sequence TTGCTCGACGAGAGGGACAGGATAATAATCGAGATGCTCACCAAGGATGCAAGAACACCCTTCACCGAGATAGCCAAGGTTCTTGGGATAAGCGAGACCGCCGTCAGAAAGCGCGTTAAGGCCCTTGAAGAGGCGGGAGTTATCAAGCAGTACACCATTGTTATTGACCCATCAAAGCTCGGTTACAACCTCGTAAGCTTAACTGGGATCGACACGCTCCCGGAGAAAATATTCGAGGTCGCCAGCAAGCTCAAGGAGTTCGAGTTCGTGAGGAGCGTCTACCTCACGAGCGGGGATCACATGATAATGGCGGAGGTATGGGCCAAGGACGGAAACGACCTGTCCGACATAATCTCCAACAAAATCGGAAAGATTGATGGCGTCACCAAGGTCTGCCCGGCGATAATACTTGAGAGGCTGAAGTGA
- the rlmD gene encoding 23S rRNA (uracil(1939)-C(5))-methyltransferase RlmD, with protein sequence MTIEGTVRELNEDGLGIVKVGRRRVLVPFSAPGDRVRIERTRKKKRKIIAERFEILEPSPIRKEPRCEYFGRCGGCLLQHLDYRDQLEFKRSKLNAILNEDVEIIPSPKIFGHRNRIDVVISTKGIGFRRYGTWWDVVDIEWCPVFGPSSKKVLKSLREFIEDHKVSLYEIGKNEGFLRYIVIREGKFTGDLVVNLVTGPGELPEDFPGYFPYADSIYWSVNRTPSDVSYGEIERFWGREFIREKLDGTIYLIHPNSFFQTNSYAAVELLREVAKRVEGGRVLDLYSGVGTFGVYLAREGFSVEGIELNPFAVEMANRNAELNGVDAKFKVGADRDVENLGAYDTVIVDPPRAGLHPKLVKRLVQKGPEKLIYVSCNPKTLARDLSELEEAYTITHMTGLDMFPHTPHVEVVVELRRQRFN encoded by the coding sequence ATGACGATTGAAGGAACCGTTAGGGAGCTCAACGAGGACGGCCTCGGGATTGTGAAGGTGGGGCGGAGGAGGGTGCTTGTCCCGTTCTCGGCTCCGGGGGACAGGGTTAGGATAGAGAGAACGCGAAAGAAAAAGAGAAAAATCATCGCGGAGAGGTTTGAGATCCTCGAGCCCTCCCCAATTAGAAAAGAGCCCAGATGCGAGTACTTTGGACGGTGCGGTGGCTGTCTGCTTCAGCATCTGGACTACCGGGACCAGCTCGAGTTCAAGAGATCCAAGCTTAACGCGATCCTGAACGAAGACGTCGAGATTATACCATCACCAAAGATATTTGGACATAGAAACAGAATTGATGTTGTCATTTCGACAAAGGGCATCGGGTTCAGAAGATACGGCACATGGTGGGACGTTGTGGATATCGAGTGGTGCCCCGTCTTCGGCCCCTCCTCAAAGAAGGTTTTGAAGTCCCTCCGCGAGTTCATCGAGGATCATAAAGTGAGCCTCTACGAAATTGGGAAAAACGAGGGATTTCTGAGGTATATCGTGATCCGGGAGGGGAAGTTTACCGGAGACCTCGTGGTGAACCTTGTGACCGGCCCTGGAGAGCTTCCAGAGGACTTTCCAGGGTACTTCCCATACGCGGATTCAATATACTGGAGCGTTAACAGAACGCCCAGTGATGTCTCCTACGGTGAAATTGAGAGGTTCTGGGGCAGGGAATTCATAAGAGAAAAGCTCGACGGGACCATATATCTGATCCATCCAAACAGCTTCTTCCAAACGAACAGCTACGCCGCCGTTGAGCTCTTACGGGAAGTGGCGAAGAGGGTCGAAGGAGGCAGGGTTCTGGATCTGTACTCTGGTGTCGGCACATTTGGGGTCTATCTCGCCAGGGAAGGCTTTTCCGTCGAGGGCATAGAGCTCAACCCCTTCGCGGTCGAGATGGCCAACAGGAATGCCGAGCTGAACGGTGTGGACGCAAAATTTAAAGTCGGTGCAGACAGAGACGTTGAAAACCTTGGGGCTTATGATACCGTAATCGTCGATCCCCCTAGGGCCGGTTTGCATCCAAAACTCGTAAAACGGCTCGTCCAAAAAGGACCTGAAAAACTCATCTATGTTTCCTGCAATCCCAAAACCCTCGCCCGCGACCTCAGCGAGCTTGAGGAGGCCTATACGATAACTCACATGACGGGTCTCGACATGTTTCCTCACACACCGCATGTCGAGGTTGTGGTTGAGCTAAGACGTCAGAGATTCAATTGA
- the pyrE gene encoding orotate phosphoribosyltransferase gives MEGRKDLLIKKMLESGAVLFGHFVLASGKESNYYINVKKVVTDPEALELIAGLIADLVQRAGIDFDRVAGPELGAVPIATAVSLKTSKPLVIVRKKPKGYGTGSQVEGDVKEGDRILLVEDVTTTGGSVLRAAEVLESLGSRIAAIAVVVDREEGAEEMITSKGYTFLPVIRVSELLERKETAKGRESD, from the coding sequence ATGGAGGGGAGAAAGGATCTGCTGATAAAAAAGATGCTTGAATCCGGAGCTGTTCTCTTTGGGCACTTCGTGCTTGCTTCAGGAAAAGAGAGCAACTACTACATTAACGTGAAGAAAGTCGTGACGGATCCGGAAGCCCTTGAGCTTATAGCCGGGCTGATAGCAGACCTCGTCCAGAGGGCTGGGATTGACTTTGATCGAGTTGCCGGCCCGGAACTGGGGGCTGTGCCGATAGCAACGGCAGTTTCTCTCAAAACCAGCAAGCCCCTCGTTATAGTCAGAAAGAAGCCCAAGGGGTACGGTACCGGGAGTCAGGTCGAGGGGGATGTCAAGGAGGGCGACAGAATCCTCTTAGTCGAAGACGTGACGACCACAGGGGGAAGTGTCCTTAGAGCTGCCGAGGTGCTTGAGTCCCTCGGGTCAAGAATAGCGGCCATAGCAGTCGTTGTTGACAGGGAAGAGGGCGCGGAAGAGATGATAACCTCAAAGGGCTACACTTTTCTGCCGGTTATCAGGGTCTCTGAGCTCCTTGAAAGAAAAGAAACGGCCAAAGGGCGGGAATCGGATTAG
- a CDS encoding slipin family protein has translation MAGVGTLIIGVVLLFVLIILANAIKIVKEYERAVIFRLGRVVGARGPGLFFIIPIFEKAYIVDLRTRVLDVPVQETITKDNVPVKVNAVVYFRVVDPVKAVTQVANYIVATSQIAQTTLRSVIGQAHLDELLSEREKLNMELQKIIDEATDPWGIKVTTVEIKDVELPAGMQRAMAKQAEAERERRARITLAEAERQAAEKLREAAEIISEHPMALQLRTLQTISDVASDKSNVIVLPLPMEMLKLFKSFADAGKAVKKMVEEKASE, from the coding sequence ATGGCTGGTGTAGGAACTTTGATAATTGGAGTTGTTTTGCTTTTTGTTTTGATAATACTGGCAAACGCCATAAAGATAGTCAAGGAGTACGAGAGGGCCGTTATATTCCGTCTCGGTAGGGTCGTCGGTGCCAGAGGTCCGGGACTGTTCTTCATAATCCCAATCTTCGAAAAGGCCTACATTGTGGATCTTAGAACCCGGGTTCTCGACGTTCCGGTTCAAGAGACAATAACAAAGGACAACGTCCCGGTTAAAGTGAACGCGGTCGTCTACTTTAGGGTTGTTGACCCAGTAAAGGCCGTTACCCAGGTCGCAAACTACATCGTCGCGACGAGCCAGATCGCCCAGACGACTCTGAGGAGCGTTATCGGTCAGGCCCACCTGGACGAGCTGCTCAGTGAGAGGGAGAAGCTTAATATGGAGCTCCAGAAGATAATCGACGAGGCAACTGACCCCTGGGGAATTAAAGTGACGACCGTTGAGATAAAGGACGTTGAGCTACCGGCAGGAATGCAGAGGGCAATGGCAAAGCAGGCAGAGGCGGAGAGGGAGAGGAGAGCGAGGATCACCCTTGCAGAGGCCGAGAGGCAGGCGGCGGAGAAGCTCCGCGAGGCGGCCGAGATTATCAGCGAACACCCCATGGCACTCCAGCTCAGGACACTCCAGACGATAAGCGACGTGGCCAGCGACAAGAGCAACGTCATAGTCCTGCCGCTTCCGATGGAGATGCTCAAGCTCTTCAAGAGCTTTGCCGACGCGGGGAAGGCCGTGAAGAAGATGGTCGAAGAGAAGGCCTCCGAGTGA
- a CDS encoding NfeD family protein gives MMRTKSTARLGLILLIIALLLPSVLASPNQKVVYVAKFEGVITSYSVDQFSRYIETAERNNAEALIIEIDTPGGNGQAMQEIIQRIKESKVPVIIYVYPPGAIAASAGTYIALGSHLIAMAPSTSIGACEPILGYSSNGSIVKAPEKIRNFYIAYIKSLAEESGRNVTAAEKFITEDLSLTPEEALRANVIELVANDVSDLLKKANGMKTKIPVKGKGYVTLNFTDVKIVEIGPSFKDVIVQYISDPTVAYILINIGMLGLIFGFLTPGWHVPETVGAILLVLGIIGLGYFGYNAAGLILLILAILFFIAEALTPTFGLFTVAGAVTMILGGILLFGGGNEYLIQRSTFSTLRLVIIVIAVLLALFFAFGVSAVIRDRRRKAQTGKEELIGEVGQVVQELNPEGMIRIRGELWRAESKTGERIGVGEKVRVVEVRGLTLIVVREGEHPDEKKEV, from the coding sequence ATGATGCGGACTAAAAGCACTGCCCGGTTGGGTCTCATACTTCTTATTATTGCTCTGCTCCTCCCCTCTGTTCTGGCCTCACCCAATCAGAAGGTTGTCTACGTTGCCAAGTTCGAGGGGGTGATCACGAGCTATTCAGTGGATCAGTTCTCCAGGTACATTGAGACCGCTGAAAGAAACAACGCAGAGGCCCTGATTATTGAGATTGACACTCCTGGCGGAAACGGTCAGGCCATGCAGGAGATAATCCAGAGGATCAAGGAATCAAAGGTTCCGGTGATAATATACGTTTATCCACCCGGAGCGATCGCTGCTTCAGCAGGCACGTACATAGCTCTGGGCTCTCACCTAATAGCGATGGCCCCCTCCACGAGCATAGGGGCCTGCGAGCCTATCCTCGGCTATTCCTCCAACGGCAGCATAGTTAAAGCTCCAGAAAAAATTCGCAACTTCTACATAGCCTACATCAAAAGCCTTGCAGAGGAAAGCGGAAGAAACGTGACCGCCGCCGAGAAGTTTATAACAGAAGACCTGAGCCTCACTCCGGAGGAAGCTCTTAGGGCTAACGTCATAGAACTCGTAGCCAACGACGTTTCAGATCTGCTCAAAAAGGCCAACGGAATGAAGACCAAAATTCCCGTGAAGGGAAAAGGCTACGTGACGCTCAATTTCACTGACGTTAAGATCGTAGAGATCGGACCGTCCTTTAAGGACGTAATCGTGCAATATATATCGGATCCGACGGTGGCATACATCCTCATAAACATCGGGATGCTCGGCCTGATTTTCGGCTTCCTAACGCCCGGGTGGCATGTCCCAGAGACGGTGGGGGCCATACTTCTCGTTCTCGGTATCATAGGTCTCGGGTACTTTGGATACAATGCGGCGGGTCTGATACTTTTAATTCTCGCAATCTTGTTCTTCATCGCAGAGGCCCTGACACCAACGTTTGGCCTGTTTACAGTAGCAGGGGCGGTGACAATGATACTCGGTGGAATACTCCTCTTTGGTGGTGGGAACGAGTATCTCATACAGCGTTCAACGTTTTCAACTCTCAGGCTGGTGATAATCGTAATAGCAGTTTTGCTGGCGCTGTTCTTTGCCTTTGGGGTTAGCGCCGTGATAAGGGACAGGAGGAGAAAGGCCCAAACAGGAAAGGAGGAGCTGATCGGAGAAGTCGGCCAGGTCGTTCAGGAGCTCAACCCGGAGGGAATGATAAGGATTCGGGGTGAACTCTGGAGGGCCGAGAGCAAGACGGGAGAGAGGATAGGGGTTGGAGAAAAGGTCAGGGTTGTTGAAGTTAGGGGGCTAACTCTCATCGTCGTCCGTGAGGGGGAGCACCCCGATGAGAAAAAGGAGGTGTGA
- a CDS encoding DUF835 domain-containing protein: protein MAIKTIASLLIQVRTESSHSIYLQEPGYFNIVSSREAVRERNVLLVTRPGKEAPFGWKALFVSTLPGFLDPRELPKLLHTLIDELRKNPGTAVVIECPEYLALHNGFRGFFKFLNALRDHAMLMESRIYLITEPSVWNEREFAFLRRMED from the coding sequence ATGGCAATAAAGACGATCGCTTCGCTGCTCATCCAAGTGCGGACCGAAAGTTCTCATTCTATCTATCTCCAGGAGCCGGGCTATTTCAACATAGTGAGCTCCCGGGAGGCCGTTAGGGAGAGGAACGTCCTTCTCGTAACCCGGCCGGGGAAAGAGGCTCCATTTGGATGGAAGGCTCTTTTTGTGAGCACTCTTCCCGGCTTCTTAGACCCCAGGGAGCTCCCAAAACTTCTCCATACTCTTATAGACGAACTGAGAAAAAACCCAGGGACGGCAGTCGTTATTGAATGTCCTGAGTACCTCGCCCTGCACAACGGGTTCAGGGGCTTCTTCAAGTTTTTAAACGCCCTCCGCGACCATGCGATGCTCATGGAAAGCAGGATCTACCTCATAACCGAGCCTTCCGTGTGGAACGAGAGAGAGTTTGCCTTCCTCCGCCGTATGGAGGACTAA
- a CDS encoding HAD family hydrolase — MLRALIFDVDETLVYYEGYDHREWYEKWVMPALRERGIELDYETYRKTVTGELPRSYVERFGIDHVEFWRIVDSVNLEYRKRMAELGRIKPFPDVDALEELKKMGLKLAAVSNASQECTEFVLNLFNLRKYFDVIYGKDYSNLDGVKPDPYLVKKALKALDLRPQEALMVGDSHHDVLAGKRADMKVVNVTRFGKVEGADYYVNDLWELVELVKEMLED, encoded by the coding sequence ATGTTACGGGCGCTGATATTTGACGTTGACGAGACGCTGGTTTACTACGAGGGCTACGACCACCGCGAATGGTACGAGAAGTGGGTTATGCCGGCCCTTCGAGAGCGAGGCATCGAGCTGGACTACGAGACCTACAGAAAGACCGTAACCGGCGAGCTTCCAAGGAGCTATGTCGAGCGCTTTGGGATAGACCACGTGGAGTTCTGGCGGATTGTTGATAGTGTAAACCTTGAGTACCGCAAGAGAATGGCAGAGCTTGGGCGGATAAAGCCCTTCCCCGACGTTGATGCCCTCGAAGAGCTCAAAAAGATGGGGCTGAAGCTTGCTGCAGTGAGCAACGCCTCCCAGGAGTGTACCGAGTTCGTTCTGAACCTCTTCAATCTGAGAAAATACTTCGACGTTATTTACGGCAAGGATTACTCAAACCTTGATGGCGTCAAGCCTGACCCCTATCTCGTCAAAAAGGCCCTCAAAGCGCTGGATTTAAGACCTCAGGAAGCCCTGATGGTTGGCGACAGTCACCACGACGTCCTCGCCGGAAAGCGCGCTGACATGAAAGTTGTCAACGTCACGCGCTTCGGAAAGGTTGAAGGTGCAGATTACTACGTGAACGACCTTTGGGAGCTTGTGGAGCTCGTAAAGGAGATGTTGGAGGATTAA
- the serK gene encoding L-serine kinase SerK, whose translation MGVEKVPKYDIPTIKVDYVFIELDKMKPHEQLVQKELEDFIESVTGSGIFWKPMLLAKVPGEDMYLIVDGHHRWAGLQKLGAKRAPSVILDYFSDDVKVYTWYPAFKGDLNEVLERLKAEGLDVIEDPEAEEKAERGEIAFAIVGEKAFAIPGGLEEQKKVSKVLDEMNQEGRVELIYYGLKEDAREDMAKGEIDYVFIRKAPTKEEVMELVKRGEVYSPKTTRHVLPFNPDKIDVKLEELF comes from the coding sequence ATGGGAGTTGAAAAAGTTCCGAAGTACGATATACCGACCATCAAGGTTGACTACGTTTTCATTGAGCTCGACAAGATGAAGCCGCACGAGCAGCTCGTCCAGAAGGAGCTTGAGGACTTCATTGAGAGCGTTACAGGTTCCGGCATCTTCTGGAAGCCCATGCTCCTCGCTAAGGTTCCAGGTGAAGATATGTACCTCATAGTTGATGGCCACCACCGCTGGGCGGGCCTCCAGAAGCTCGGCGCGAAGAGGGCCCCCTCGGTTATTCTCGACTACTTCAGCGACGACGTGAAGGTCTACACCTGGTATCCGGCCTTCAAGGGCGACCTCAATGAAGTCCTTGAGAGGCTCAAGGCCGAGGGGCTTGATGTCATAGAGGACCCCGAGGCCGAGGAGAAGGCCGAGAGGGGTGAGATAGCCTTCGCCATCGTTGGTGAGAAGGCCTTTGCCATTCCGGGCGGCCTTGAGGAGCAGAAGAAGGTCAGCAAGGTTCTCGACGAGATGAACCAAGAAGGCAGGGTAGAACTCATCTACTACGGCCTCAAGGAGGACGCCAGAGAGGACATGGCGAAGGGCGAGATTGACTACGTCTTCATCAGGAAGGCCCCGACCAAGGAGGAGGTCATGGAGCTCGTCAAGCGCGGTGAGGTCTACTCCCCGAAGACCACCAGGCACGTCCTCCCGTTCAACCCGGACAAGATCGACGTGAAGCTTGAGGAGCTGTTCTGA
- a CDS encoding RNA-guided endonuclease InsQ/TnpB family protein — protein MKRTVTVKLQPSKEQAKILFKLADTGAKTWNRVNYLRRQEFFQEQIVDFNKTEKTIYEEFKREIGSATVQQIARKNAEAWRSFFSLLRKKRNGELPNWLKPKPPNYLKEDGRRKPLIVLRNDQYKIEGNKLILKGLGKFKRLEVQFKGRIHLKGRQGRLEITYDPVRRKWYAHLSFNVEEKLEGEEWIKLPRTPRGNLSAGIDLGVNNLMAVYVENGESFLVNGRPLKSIDFYWRKKIADYQSKLNKSGAKTSRKLRRMHEKAKLQAKHYINTAVRGTVRKLYDLGVSKIVVGYPKGIARNADKGSRQNFLLSHVWRFNTVIKRLREVAEEYGVRVVVVDEVFTSKVCPVCGKPHEGARFVRGLFKCPATGLVFNADLVGAFNILKKVVRTITPNLGGLFAQGRGNWPKTGPEGLKTRFSAGLNGTPQTSPSMARG, from the coding sequence ATGAAGCGAACAGTAACAGTAAAACTCCAACCCTCAAAAGAACAAGCAAAAATCCTCTTCAAATTAGCCGATACTGGAGCTAAAACCTGGAACCGAGTGAATTATCTGAGGCGACAAGAATTCTTCCAAGAACAAATCGTGGACTTCAACAAAACCGAGAAGACCATTTATGAGGAGTTTAAACGGGAAATCGGTTCCGCCACGGTTCAACAGATAGCGAGGAAAAACGCTGAAGCCTGGCGGAGCTTCTTCTCACTCCTTCGAAAAAAGCGTAATGGAGAACTCCCCAACTGGCTCAAGCCAAAACCACCGAACTACTTGAAAGAAGACGGGCGGAGGAAACCCTTAATCGTTCTCAGGAACGACCAGTACAAGATTGAGGGCAATAAACTAATCCTCAAAGGCCTCGGCAAATTCAAACGCCTTGAAGTCCAGTTTAAGGGTAGAATTCACCTGAAGGGCAGGCAGGGGCGGTTAGAGATAACCTACGACCCCGTTAGACGGAAATGGTACGCTCACTTGAGTTTTAACGTCGAGGAAAAGCTTGAGGGTGAAGAGTGGATTAAACTCCCAAGAACTCCAAGAGGAAACCTCTCTGCAGGAATTGACCTTGGAGTGAACAACCTCATGGCCGTTTACGTGGAAAATGGAGAAAGTTTCCTGGTCAATGGAAGACCGTTAAAGAGCATTGACTTCTACTGGAGGAAGAAGATTGCTGACTACCAGTCAAAACTCAACAAGAGCGGAGCTAAGACGAGTAGAAAACTCAGAAGAATGCACGAAAAGGCCAAACTTCAGGCAAAGCACTATATCAACACTGCCGTAAGAGGAACGGTTAGGAAGCTTTACGATTTGGGCGTTTCTAAAATAGTGGTTGGCTACCCAAAAGGCATAGCTCGGAACGCTGATAAAGGCAGTAGACAGAATTTTCTCCTTTCTCACGTTTGGCGGTTCAATACGGTTATTAAGCGTCTTAGGGAAGTTGCTGAAGAGTATGGTGTTCGTGTTGTGGTTGTTGATGAGGTTTTCACTTCTAAGGTTTGTCCCGTTTGCGGGAAGCCTCACGAAGGGGCTCGTTTTGTTAGGGGGTTATTTAAGTGTCCCGCGACGGGGCTTGTCTTTAATGCGGACTTGGTTGGTGCTTTCAACATTTTGAAGAAGGTTGTGAGAACCATAACCCCGAACTTGGGCGGTTTGTTTGCCCAGGGGAGGGGTAACTGGCCTAAGACCGGGCCAGAGGGGTTGAAGACCCGCTTTTCAGCGGGTTTGAATGGAACCCCTCAAACCTCCCCGTCAATGGCGAGGGGTTAA
- a CDS encoding DUF763 domain-containing protein, with product MRNIADLPLHGGHVPHWLAQKMRKLTRLVLILAVEEYGTKGLLERLSDPIWFQAFNNVIGMDWDSSGSTTVTAGMIKDALWKEELGVKAAGGKGKKSRATPEELRTIAELYELDPEPYVRTSRLVAKVDTVALQTGYQLYHHVFFLDEEGNWAVIQQGMNERERMARRFHWFETENFTLDPHKAISGLKREFALNTVSKDSKEYQKTLLDVVQENPVKIERELEGLKAIAKGYRPLVYYKPRDVDEGSILRRYESLGRFELNKRALEFARELSVNNYEEFLLLKGLGPSTLRALSLVLELVYDVHPSWKDPVTHPPDPFKFTYAVGGKDRVPFPIDKPAYDELISFLEELVSRHPEEKSLVRNVRKITKNWKFPEWEKRPT from the coding sequence ATGAGAAACATCGCGGACTTGCCCCTTCACGGTGGCCATGTGCCCCACTGGCTGGCTCAAAAGATGAGGAAGCTCACCCGGTTAGTGCTGATTCTGGCGGTTGAGGAGTACGGCACAAAGGGCCTTCTTGAGCGACTCTCCGACCCGATCTGGTTTCAGGCCTTCAACAACGTCATCGGGATGGACTGGGACTCGTCCGGTTCGACCACTGTAACGGCGGGTATGATAAAGGACGCTCTCTGGAAAGAGGAGCTTGGCGTAAAGGCCGCAGGGGGTAAAGGAAAGAAAAGCAGGGCAACGCCGGAGGAGCTAAGGACTATAGCTGAACTCTACGAACTCGACCCCGAACCCTATGTAAGAACCTCACGGCTGGTGGCGAAAGTGGACACGGTCGCGCTTCAGACGGGCTACCAGCTCTATCATCACGTCTTCTTCCTCGACGAGGAGGGCAACTGGGCGGTTATACAGCAGGGCATGAACGAGCGGGAGAGAATGGCAAGGCGCTTCCACTGGTTTGAGACGGAAAACTTTACCCTAGACCCACACAAGGCCATCTCCGGGCTCAAGAGGGAGTTCGCACTCAACACGGTCTCAAAGGACTCGAAAGAGTACCAGAAGACTCTACTTGACGTGGTTCAAGAGAACCCTGTCAAGATAGAGCGCGAGCTTGAGGGCCTCAAGGCGATAGCTAAGGGCTATCGTCCGCTGGTTTACTACAAGCCCCGCGATGTGGACGAAGGTTCCATTCTGAGGCGCTACGAAAGCCTCGGAAGGTTTGAACTGAACAAAAGGGCCCTTGAGTTCGCCCGGGAGCTGAGCGTGAATAACTACGAAGAGTTCCTCCTCCTAAAGGGCCTTGGGCCGAGCACGCTGAGGGCCCTATCGCTCGTCCTTGAGCTTGTCTACGACGTCCACCCAAGCTGGAAAGACCCAGTGACTCACCCGCCAGATCCTTTCAAGTTCACGTACGCCGTCGGCGGGAAGGACAGGGTGCCGTTCCCCATAGACAAGCCCGCCTACGATGAGCTGATTTCCTTCCTTGAGGAACTCGTCTCAAGACACCCTGAGGAAAAGAGCCTCGTGCGGAACGTGAGGAAGATAACCAAAAACTGGAAGTTCCCGGAGTGGGAAAAGAGACCCACCTAA
- a CDS encoding damage-control phosphatase, translated as MKVHYECFACAANQCQKIVEMATDDLELRKKGVIEAARLMSSINENSIPAIFGSEVFLGVYRVVGNDDPFKEYKELSNRLAEEIVKDFEDVGLKEALKLAIIGNVVDFAVGYSPEKLENDVRAMMKEELYVDDSEELFRELSRAKRLLYLTDNCGEIYFDLLFLRKIRKAFSHLKIYVAAKEGPIINDATGDDLKRAGFEEVGEIVSTGTRIVGVPFGRVSKEFMEVFERADVIIAKGQGNFETLSERKDERVFYLLKAKCRPIARELNVPQGSLLCIRSR; from the coding sequence ATGAAGGTCCACTATGAGTGCTTCGCCTGTGCCGCGAACCAGTGCCAGAAGATAGTGGAAATGGCGACGGATGACCTGGAGCTAAGGAAAAAGGGCGTCATAGAAGCTGCTAGACTAATGAGTTCCATCAACGAAAACTCGATCCCAGCGATCTTTGGGAGTGAGGTGTTCCTGGGTGTTTATAGGGTTGTTGGGAACGACGACCCGTTCAAAGAATACAAGGAGCTGTCCAACAGGCTCGCAGAGGAAATTGTGAAGGATTTCGAAGACGTTGGCCTTAAGGAGGCCCTCAAGCTTGCTATCATAGGAAACGTGGTGGACTTCGCCGTCGGTTACTCACCGGAGAAGCTGGAGAACGACGTAAGAGCGATGATGAAGGAAGAGCTCTACGTGGACGACTCTGAAGAACTATTCAGGGAACTTTCAAGGGCGAAGAGACTCCTCTATCTCACGGACAACTGCGGCGAGATATACTTCGACCTGCTCTTTCTGAGAAAGATCAGGAAAGCTTTTTCGCACCTAAAAATATATGTCGCGGCAAAGGAGGGGCCGATAATAAACGACGCCACCGGGGACGACCTCAAGAGGGCAGGATTTGAAGAAGTCGGCGAGATAGTCTCAACGGGCACGCGTATAGTGGGGGTTCCGTTTGGACGTGTTTCAAAGGAGTTCATGGAAGTCTTTGAGAGGGCAGACGTGATAATAGCGAAGGGACAGGGGAACTTTGAAACCCTGAGCGAGAGGAAAGATGAGAGGGTCTTCTACCTCCTGAAGGCCAAGTGCAGGCCGATAGCGAGGGAGCTCAACGTACCACAGGGGAGCCTGCTCTGTATTCGCTCTCGGTAG
- the rpiA gene encoding ribose-5-phosphate isomerase RpiA translates to MEELKKAVAKEALSFVDDDMVIGLGTGSTTAYFIKLLGELIREEELEVYGIPTSHQSRLLAIESGIPVISLDETDAIDIAVDGADEVDPNLNLIKGRGAALTMEKIIEYRAGTFIVLVDESKLVERLGEKMPVPIEVIPAAWRAIAEELEVFNAKAELRMGVKKDGPVITDNGNFILDAKFERIEDPLDMEIELNTIPGVVENGIFADIADVVLVGTRDGVKKLER, encoded by the coding sequence ATGGAGGAGCTAAAAAAAGCCGTCGCAAAAGAGGCACTCTCTTTTGTCGATGACGATATGGTTATAGGACTTGGGACTGGCTCGACTACTGCATATTTCATAAAGCTCCTTGGGGAGCTCATCAGAGAGGAAGAGCTTGAGGTCTATGGGATACCAACCTCTCACCAGTCAAGGCTTCTCGCCATTGAAAGCGGGATTCCGGTGATATCTCTTGACGAGACCGACGCCATTGACATAGCGGTGGACGGGGCCGATGAAGTGGATCCCAATCTCAACCTCATTAAAGGCAGGGGCGCGGCCCTTACGATGGAAAAGATAATCGAGTACCGCGCGGGCACCTTCATAGTCCTCGTCGATGAGAGCAAGCTCGTCGAGAGGCTAGGCGAAAAAATGCCGGTTCCAATTGAGGTAATCCCTGCCGCGTGGAGGGCTATAGCCGAGGAGCTGGAGGTCTTCAACGCCAAAGCAGAGCTCAGGATGGGGGTTAAAAAGGATGGGCCCGTTATCACGGACAACGGAAACTTCATCCTCGATGCCAAGTTCGAGAGGATAGAGGATCCTCTCGACATGGAAATCGAGCTCAACACTATCCCTGGTGTTGTTGAGAACGGCATCTTCGCGGATATAGCCGACGTTGTGCTTGTGGGCACGAGGGACGGCGTTAAAAAGCTTGAACGTTAA